From the Pedobacter cryoconitis genome, one window contains:
- a CDS encoding GNAT family N-acetyltransferase: protein MKLISVREHPEYLKQAIQYLQTCWSEVEPIIYEDCLTNCINAKGSFPQWYLLEKDNQIIGCAGLVPNDFISRMDLYPWICALYVDEKHRGKAYSKLLLDKAKQDTIEAGFDNLYLCTDHIGLYEKYGYQYIGMGYHPWEEESRIYELKLK from the coding sequence ATGAAACTTATATCCGTAAGAGAACACCCTGAATATCTAAAGCAAGCAATTCAATACCTTCAAACCTGCTGGTCTGAAGTAGAGCCAATTATTTATGAAGATTGTTTAACAAATTGCATAAATGCAAAAGGGTCATTCCCTCAATGGTATCTGCTGGAAAAAGACAATCAAATAATTGGCTGTGCAGGATTGGTACCCAATGACTTTATCAGCAGAATGGATTTATACCCCTGGATATGTGCTTTATACGTTGACGAAAAACACAGAGGAAAAGCCTATAGCAAATTGTTGCTAGACAAAGCAAAACAGGATACTATTGAGGCAGGATTTGATAATTTATACTTATGTACTGATCATATCGGATTATATGAAAAATACGGTTATCAATACATAGGAATGGGGTATCATCCCTGGGAGGAAGAGTCCAGGATTTACGAACTGAAACTCAAATAG
- the yidD gene encoding membrane protein insertion efficiency factor YidD, which yields MEILLILVIRFYWYIFPESKRRRCIFRTSCSQHVYQTAKKEGFHEGLKALRFRFLNCRNGFHIFENPVDGRKSMILQNGQVLTEDEISERFIKRS from the coding sequence ATGGAAATTCTACTCATTCTGGTCATTAGATTTTACTGGTATATCTTTCCTGAAAGCAAAAGACGCAGATGTATATTCAGAACAAGCTGCTCTCAGCACGTTTATCAAACAGCAAAAAAGGAGGGTTTTCATGAAGGATTAAAGGCGCTCAGGTTTAGATTTCTAAACTGTAGAAATGGCTTTCATATTTTTGAAAATCCTGTGGATGGCCGCAAATCTATGATCCTGCAAAACGGCCAGGTACTTACAGAAGATGAAATCTCAGAAAGGTTTATCAAAAGGAGTTAG
- a CDS encoding response regulator, producing MFKKVLIAEDHESANISLRKTLIDLGIPPADYVFYCDHALTRIQKAVKTDDPYDLLITDLSFEEDDQHQKISEGTALIKAARNEQPGLRVIVFSAENKQAVIAGLFKDLNINGYVRKARNDSKELKMAIDSVYKNKPYTSVDLRQAIKEKNSYELTEYDITIISLLSKGVIQKDIPIYLQEHNIKPSGLSSVEKRFNLMREVLEFSNNEQLIAYCKDMGII from the coding sequence ATGTTTAAAAAAGTATTAATAGCCGAAGACCACGAAAGCGCCAATATTTCTCTAAGAAAAACACTAATAGACTTGGGAATACCACCTGCTGATTATGTATTTTATTGCGACCATGCATTAACCCGCATACAAAAAGCGGTTAAAACAGATGATCCTTATGATCTGCTTATTACTGATCTTTCATTTGAAGAAGATGATCAGCACCAAAAAATATCTGAGGGCACTGCGCTTATAAAGGCGGCCAGAAATGAGCAGCCTGGACTGAGGGTTATTGTTTTCTCAGCAGAGAATAAGCAGGCAGTTATAGCTGGCCTTTTTAAAGATTTGAATATCAATGGATATGTACGTAAAGCTCGTAATGATTCCAAAGAGCTTAAAATGGCTATAGATAGTGTCTATAAAAATAAGCCTTATACTTCTGTAGATTTAAGGCAGGCTATCAAAGAGAAGAATTCTTATGAATTAACAGAATATGATATCACAATTATCTCCCTGCTTTCTAAAGGGGTGATTCAAAAAGATATTCCAATTTATTTGCAGGAACATAATATCAAACCTTCTGGTTTGAGCAGTGTTGAAAAACGTTTTAACCTCATGAGAGAAGTGTTGGAATTCTCCAATAATGAACAGTTGATTGCTTATTGTAAAGATATGGGCATCATTTAA
- a CDS encoding NTF2 fold immunity protein — MADREKLNELTQKNSIARQTLQEIYKKYCTSKNRQYHRTGTGYFFYGGTYKAETAIGSCTELSKNEVMIQTEKIKFFSPVKRYLVVKQGQVWKIDRVESLSGNRVWEFDIL, encoded by the coding sequence GTGGCTGATCGGGAGAAGCTGAATGAGCTAACTCAAAAGAATAGTATTGCAAGACAAACTTTACAGGAAATTTATAAAAAGTATTGTACTTCAAAGAATAGACAGTATCATCGGACTGGTACAGGATACTTTTTTTATGGTGGTACCTATAAGGCGGAGACGGCAATTGGAAGTTGTACGGAGTTGTCTAAAAATGAAGTGATGATTCAGACGGAAAAGATTAAATTCTTTTCACCTGTTAAAAGGTATTTAGTGGTGAAGCAGGGACAGGTTTGGAAGATAGATAGGGTGGAGAGTTTAAGTGGGAATAGGGTATGGGAGTTTGATATACTTTAG
- the lysA gene encoding diaminopimelate decarboxylase has translation MFSNKDIAQFADLETPFYYYDLSLLQRSLSACVEAAKVYDFHVHYAMKANFNDTLLKKIKEAGLGADCVSGNEVKKAVEIGFDKKQVVFAGVGKSDREINEALDLDIFCFNVESVQELEVINALAGKRGKVAKVAIRINPNVDAHTHHNITTGLDENKFGVNSWDLPACAEVLKASANLEFIGIHFHIGSQITNLDVFKNLCVRINEFAKWFEERGFLVKVLNVGGGLGIDYQNPEQQIPDFVAYFKIFNDFLEKRPNQEVHFELGRAIVGQCSSLVSRVLYVKNGKSKNFIILDAGMTELMRPALYQAYHQIENLSKQDGEASVKYDVVGPICESTDCFGKEVLLQETERGDLVAIRSTGAYGEVMSSHYNLRENVRVAFSE, from the coding sequence ATGTTTTCTAACAAAGATATAGCACAATTTGCAGATTTAGAAACGCCTTTTTATTATTATGACCTGAGTTTATTACAGCGCAGCTTAAGTGCTTGTGTTGAAGCTGCTAAGGTTTATGATTTTCATGTGCATTATGCGATGAAGGCGAATTTTAATGATACGCTGCTGAAAAAAATTAAAGAGGCTGGTTTGGGCGCTGATTGTGTAAGTGGCAATGAGGTGAAGAAGGCCGTTGAAATCGGTTTTGACAAGAAGCAGGTCGTATTTGCTGGTGTCGGTAAATCGGACAGAGAGATCAATGAGGCACTGGATCTGGATATTTTCTGCTTTAATGTAGAGTCTGTTCAGGAGTTAGAGGTGATCAATGCGCTTGCTGGAAAAAGAGGCAAGGTGGCCAAGGTTGCGATTCGTATCAATCCTAATGTGGACGCGCATACGCACCATAATATTACAACCGGACTGGATGAGAACAAGTTCGGGGTAAATTCATGGGATCTTCCTGCTTGTGCGGAGGTTTTAAAGGCTTCTGCAAATTTAGAGTTCATAGGTATACATTTCCATATTGGTTCACAGATCACGAATTTAGATGTTTTTAAGAATCTTTGTGTAAGGATCAACGAATTTGCGAAATGGTTTGAGGAGCGTGGGTTCCTGGTCAAGGTGTTGAATGTTGGTGGTGGATTGGGTATTGATTATCAGAATCCTGAGCAGCAGATTCCTGATTTTGTGGCTTATTTTAAGATTTTTAATGACTTTTTAGAGAAGAGACCAAATCAGGAAGTTCATTTTGAATTGGGCAGAGCGATTGTTGGTCAGTGTTCTTCGCTGGTTAGCAGAGTGCTTTATGTGAAGAATGGTAAGAGCAAGAATTTTATCATTCTGGATGCGGGAATGACGGAGTTAATGAGGCCGGCACTTTACCAGGCTTATCACCAGATCGAGAATTTGAGCAAACAGGATGGGGAAGCGAGTGTGAAGTATGATGTAGTAGGCCCGATTTGTGAAAGTACGGATTGCTTTGGGAAAGAGGTTTTGTTACAGGAGACGGAAAGAGGCGATTTAGTGGCGATCAGGAGTACGGGGGCTTATGGTGAAGTGATGAGTTCACATTATAATCTGAGGGAAAATGTAAGGGTGGCTTTTAGTGAGTAG
- a CDS encoding type I restriction endonuclease, whose product MDFKDQIAQLASRVEKMLPQIQTEEATKNALVMPFIQIMGYDVFNPFEVNPEFIADLGIKKGEKVDYAIIKDGDPAILIECKHHLENLDPHNSQLFRYFHTTKAKFGLLTNGIVYRFYTDLVEKNKMDSTPFFEFRITEIKEAELAELKKFHKSYFDVDNITNTASELKYLNELKTLLHKEIADPSESFVTFFTKQVYPNMITAKVKEQFAPIIKRSFNQLISDAINERLKSALNQEKQIDVAESIKIEEGGGTETASGIVTTEEEIEAFFIVKSILREVLEPKRIIYRDALSYFAILLDDNNRKTICRLYLNTKKYLVILDDNKKEIKHEIQSIDDLYGFADILKEVIVKLELPKK is encoded by the coding sequence ATGGACTTTAAAGATCAGATTGCACAATTAGCATCTCGCGTAGAAAAGATGCTGCCTCAAATACAAACAGAAGAAGCTACAAAAAATGCTTTGGTTATGCCGTTTATTCAAATCATGGGCTATGATGTATTTAATCCTTTTGAGGTAAACCCTGAGTTTATTGCTGATTTGGGCATTAAAAAAGGGGAAAAGGTCGATTATGCAATTATAAAAGATGGCGATCCTGCAATTTTAATTGAATGTAAGCACCACCTGGAGAATCTGGATCCGCATAATTCACAATTATTCAGATACTTTCATACTACGAAAGCTAAGTTTGGATTGCTGACCAATGGTATTGTATATCGTTTTTATACCGATCTGGTAGAGAAGAACAAGATGGATAGTACTCCGTTTTTTGAATTCAGAATAACTGAAATTAAGGAGGCTGAGTTAGCTGAACTTAAAAAATTCCATAAATCTTATTTTGATGTAGATAATATCACAAATACGGCAAGTGAACTTAAGTATTTAAATGAACTTAAGACTTTGCTTCATAAAGAAATTGCTGATCCGTCAGAAAGCTTCGTTACATTTTTTACGAAGCAGGTCTATCCGAATATGATCACCGCAAAAGTGAAAGAACAATTTGCACCAATTATCAAACGGTCATTTAATCAATTGATAAGTGATGCAATTAATGAGCGTCTTAAATCTGCACTTAATCAGGAAAAACAGATTGATGTTGCTGAATCTATCAAAATAGAAGAAGGGGGGGGGACAGAGACAGCTTCAGGAATAGTAACTACTGAAGAAGAGATAGAGGCGTTTTTTATCGTAAAGTCTATACTAAGAGAAGTATTAGAGCCTAAAAGAATAATCTATAGAGACGCTCTTTCCTACTTTGCTATCCTTTTGGATGATAATAACAGGAAGACTATTTGCAGGCTTTACCTCAACACAAAAAAATACCTGGTCATACTTGACGACAACAAAAAAGAAATTAAGCATGAAATTCAGTCAATTGATGACTTATATGGCTTTGCCGATATATTAAAAGAGGTGATCGTGAAATTGGAATTACCGAAAAAATAG
- a CDS encoding aspartate kinase codes for MKILKFGGTSVGSPERMTKLLDIINPAEEQIVVLSAVSGTTNGLVEISGKLLKEDKQGALILINALNQKYNEFVIELLPEGDFREQGQEVVDYHFQFLAGLVNDIFTPVEEKVVLAQGELLSTTLYHIYLKSIGVPSVLLPALDFMKIDEDNEPDIPFATANLKPLLEKHKGNKLFITQGFICRNSFGEVDNLRRGGSDYTASLIGAAILAEEVQIWTDIDGMHNNDPRIVKGTKPISHLSFDEAAELAYFGAKILHPQSVFPAQKYKIPVRLLNTMEPSAAGTLISAESEKGKIKSIAAKDGLIAIRVQSSRMLLAYGFLRRVFEIFERYKTPIDMITTSEVAVSLTIDFTDNLDKIVEELHAFGSVDIDREQTIVCVVGDFGASKHGFASRVLDSIKHIPIRMISYGGSNYNISLLVNTGDKTEVLRSLHNRIFE; via the coding sequence ATGAAGATATTAAAGTTTGGCGGAACTTCTGTCGGAAGCCCCGAGCGGATGACGAAATTGCTGGATATTATCAATCCGGCTGAAGAGCAAATTGTAGTTTTATCAGCAGTGTCTGGTACAACCAATGGTTTAGTAGAAATTTCAGGCAAACTTTTAAAGGAAGATAAACAGGGGGCGTTAATTTTAATTAACGCCCTAAATCAAAAATATAATGAATTTGTCATTGAGCTTCTTCCTGAGGGTGATTTCAGGGAACAGGGACAGGAAGTGGTGGATTACCATTTTCAGTTTTTAGCTGGCCTGGTCAACGACATTTTCACACCTGTAGAAGAGAAAGTAGTTTTAGCGCAGGGCGAATTATTATCCACTACACTTTATCATATTTATTTGAAATCTATTGGCGTGCCTTCGGTATTATTACCAGCGCTTGATTTCATGAAGATTGATGAAGATAATGAGCCTGATATTCCTTTTGCGACGGCGAACCTTAAACCTTTACTGGAGAAACATAAGGGCAATAAATTATTTATTACGCAGGGTTTTATTTGCAGAAATAGCTTCGGTGAGGTAGATAATCTTCGCCGTGGTGGAAGTGATTATACGGCTTCTCTGATTGGTGCTGCTATTTTAGCGGAGGAAGTACAGATCTGGACGGATATCGACGGAATGCATAACAATGATCCAAGGATTGTAAAGGGGACGAAACCAATTTCTCATCTTTCTTTTGATGAGGCTGCGGAGCTTGCTTATTTCGGGGCTAAAATCCTTCATCCTCAGTCGGTATTTCCGGCACAGAAATATAAAATTCCGGTAAGGTTATTAAATACAATGGAGCCTTCTGCTGCGGGAACATTGATTTCTGCGGAGAGTGAGAAGGGAAAAATCAAATCTATTGCTGCTAAGGATGGTTTGATTGCTATCAGGGTCCAGTCGAGCCGTATGCTTTTAGCCTATGGTTTCTTAAGAAGGGTATTCGAGATTTTTGAGCGTTATAAGACTCCGATTGATATGATTACAACTTCGGAGGTTGCTGTTTCTTTAACAATAGATTTCACGGATAACCTGGATAAAATTGTAGAGGAGCTGCATGCTTTTGGCTCTGTAGATATAGACAGGGAGCAAACGATTGTTTGTGTAGTGGGTGATTTTGGTGCGAGCAAGCATGGTTTTGCGTCAAGAGTGCTTGATTCTATCAAACATATCCCTATCAGAATGATTTCTTATGGAGGAAGTAATTATAATATCTCTTTATTAGTGAATACGGGAGATAAAACAGAGGTACTGAGAAGTTTACATAACCGGATTTTTGAATAA
- a CDS encoding ATP-binding protein, with the protein MKKTLLLSVFILGIFACNKKENTIIPIKDINYDKAESLFNKNNKDSAFYYFNKVVANSKDSLTVATSYNYMSVIQSNAGDYFGAQESLMLSLKFLDGEKEKDIGCLSSNYNELGLNSINLKRYELTIAYCDKALFYYNKAIKYSKGTGFNLIILNNKALAYQKVRKYAQALKIYNEIIPKKSKNQKEYARILSNIAKTKWLQNPAYNAAPDFFKALGIREKENDLWGLNASYAHLTEYYKQTRPDSALVYAGKMYEVAKKINSPDDKIEALQKLIELGPPEQTKQYFETYRKLDDSLQTARNAAKNQFALIRYEAEKTKADNLILQKDNTEKNYQIIKQRILLAFTVLLILAGSVISSIWYKKRKQRLELEAKNTIRENQLKTSKKVHDVVANGLYRVMAEIENQDSLEREHILDKLEVMYEKSRDISYEEPQLSDQNFQEKISELLKSFATETTKVVVYMGNTKELWKKVSTEAKYELEHVLQELMVNMSKHSKANNVAVRFEHKDNYLNVYYADNGIGISEKTQFNNGLTNTGNRMNNINGEIIFDTKAEKGLKIKISFPVS; encoded by the coding sequence TTGAAAAAAACGCTCCTCCTCTCAGTTTTTATTCTCGGCATTTTTGCCTGTAATAAAAAGGAAAATACTATCATTCCTATTAAGGATATCAATTATGATAAGGCTGAATCATTGTTTAATAAAAATAACAAAGATTCAGCCTTTTATTACTTTAATAAGGTTGTCGCAAATTCTAAGGATAGCTTAACCGTAGCTACGTCCTATAACTACATGTCGGTCATACAATCTAATGCGGGTGACTATTTTGGTGCTCAAGAGAGTTTAATGCTATCCCTGAAATTTTTAGACGGGGAAAAGGAAAAAGACATTGGCTGTTTATCTTCAAATTATAACGAATTAGGACTGAACAGCATCAATTTAAAAAGGTATGAGCTTACAATAGCTTATTGTGATAAAGCATTATTTTATTATAATAAAGCCATAAAATACTCAAAGGGTACAGGGTTTAATCTGATTATTCTGAATAATAAGGCGCTGGCTTATCAAAAAGTAAGGAAATATGCGCAGGCCCTTAAGATCTATAATGAGATTATCCCCAAAAAGAGTAAGAATCAAAAGGAGTATGCAAGAATTTTATCAAATATTGCGAAAACAAAGTGGCTTCAGAATCCAGCGTATAATGCGGCTCCTGATTTTTTTAAGGCACTGGGTATCCGCGAAAAGGAGAATGATTTATGGGGACTAAATGCCAGTTATGCTCATCTTACGGAATACTATAAGCAAACACGACCAGATTCCGCGCTGGTCTATGCGGGTAAGATGTACGAGGTGGCAAAGAAAATAAATAGCCCTGATGATAAAATCGAAGCTTTGCAAAAACTCATAGAACTTGGGCCACCCGAACAAACAAAACAATATTTTGAAACCTATCGGAAACTGGATGATAGTTTACAAACTGCCCGTAATGCTGCCAAGAATCAATTTGCACTTATCCGATATGAAGCTGAAAAAACTAAAGCGGATAATTTAATCCTTCAAAAAGATAATACGGAGAAAAATTACCAGATTATTAAACAAAGGATATTACTGGCCTTTACGGTTTTATTAATTCTCGCCGGATCTGTGATCAGTTCCATTTGGTATAAAAAAAGAAAACAAAGGCTGGAACTGGAAGCAAAAAATACAATTCGTGAAAATCAATTGAAAACATCAAAAAAAGTACATGATGTGGTCGCGAATGGATTGTACCGGGTAATGGCGGAGATCGAAAATCAGGATAGTTTAGAAAGGGAGCATATATTGGATAAATTAGAAGTTATGTACGAAAAATCCCGTGACATATCTTATGAAGAACCACAACTTTCGGATCAGAATTTTCAGGAGAAAATATCTGAGCTATTGAAATCCTTTGCTACTGAAACTACCAAGGTGGTGGTGTATATGGGAAATACCAAAGAGTTGTGGAAAAAAGTGAGCACAGAAGCAAAGTATGAGCTTGAACATGTTCTCCAGGAGCTTATGGTAAATATGAGTAAACATAGCAAGGCGAATAATGTTGCTGTTAGGTTTGAGCATAAGGATAATTATCTAAACGTTTATTATGCCGATAACGGAATTGGGATTTCGGAAAAGACACAATTTAATAATGGCCTGACGAATACGGGAAACCGTATGAATAATATCAATGGGGAAATTATCTTTGACACAAAAGCCGAAAAAGGATTGAAAATAAAAATTTCTTTTCCTGTTTCTTAA
- a CDS encoding ion transporter, whose product MATRNNDILRKKLHTIIFESDTKAGKLFDLILLWVILLSILSVFLESVASFRAHYLLYIRIVEWIFTIFFTLEYALRIYSSDKPSRYIFSFYGLIDIIAFLPTYLSLFLAGAHYLVVIRAFRLLRVFRILKLSRFTSEGNILRNALKNSLYKITVFLASVVTLVTIIGTLMYIIEGDASGFTSIPVSIYWAIVTITTVGYGDISPQSPLGQLLASILMIIGYGIIAVPTGIVSVEMARATDEAKEKCPVCYAPVYPANARFCSRCGKELKEPEKP is encoded by the coding sequence ATGGCTACCAGAAATAACGACATACTCAGAAAGAAGCTTCATACCATAATTTTCGAATCAGACACCAAAGCAGGTAAATTATTTGATTTGATTTTACTATGGGTAATTCTGTTAAGCATTCTGTCTGTTTTTCTGGAAAGCGTAGCTAGTTTCAGAGCACATTATCTGCTTTATATCCGCATTGTAGAGTGGATTTTCACGATATTTTTTACACTGGAATATGCGCTCCGGATTTATAGCAGTGATAAGCCATCCAGGTATATCTTCAGCTTTTATGGACTCATAGACATTATCGCTTTTCTGCCGACTTATCTGAGCTTGTTTCTGGCAGGAGCACATTATCTTGTTGTTATTCGTGCGTTCAGATTACTTAGAGTTTTTCGGATTTTAAAGCTGAGCCGTTTCACCAGTGAAGGAAATATATTGAGAAACGCGCTTAAAAATAGTTTATATAAAATCACCGTATTCCTGGCAAGCGTCGTTACACTGGTAACCATTATTGGTACACTTATGTATATTATTGAAGGGGACGCAAGTGGTTTCACCAGCATCCCCGTTTCTATTTACTGGGCAATAGTTACGATTACCACCGTTGGCTATGGAGACATCTCACCGCAAAGCCCTTTAGGCCAGCTTCTGGCAAGTATCCTGATGATTATCGGTTATGGCATTATTGCAGTACCTACCGGTATCGTATCTGTAGAAATGGCAAGGGCTACAGATGAAGCCAAGGAAAAATGCCCGGTATGTTATGCGCCGGTTTATCCGGCAAATGCAAGATTTTGCTCCAGATGCGGGAAAGAATTAAAAGAACCAGAGAAGCCTTAA
- a CDS encoding TolB family protein, which yields MRSFKFLIPALSFLVVACNSNSNSNKVETPKVVDNKYSLAYQLEGKIVAANADTSKQISFGGATDPAISPDGNKLAYTVSDSLGNRSVWVADMVSKSQAQLNVRSKNYYRAVWSPSGDMVAFSIFNKKSLWKVGVIKTDNSGYVMLDSVSKLNVYAPTWKNENQLIAQDLQKLYTFDLTGKVVEAVNISDLIGKDLSIASNNSFFYSKDGKKLVFNAGNKDILPGLTGPGEAVYVLDLASKQVKRISPEGVSVPSLFVTGNDKVIYSGMEKPFKVSKIYATDLSGSDIKVVVDKGNNPTAN from the coding sequence ATGAGATCGTTTAAATTTTTAATTCCAGCGCTATCGTTTTTAGTAGTGGCTTGTAATTCTAACAGTAATTCCAATAAGGTTGAAACGCCTAAGGTTGTCGATAATAAATATTCGCTGGCTTATCAGCTGGAAGGGAAAATTGTGGCGGCGAATGCGGATACTTCAAAACAGATTTCTTTTGGTGGGGCTACTGATCCGGCAATCTCCCCGGACGGAAATAAGTTAGCTTATACGGTGAGTGATAGTTTGGGTAACAGGTCTGTCTGGGTTGCAGATATGGTCAGCAAAAGCCAGGCTCAGTTAAATGTGAGGAGTAAAAATTATTATCGGGCTGTGTGGTCTCCTTCGGGAGATATGGTCGCTTTTAGCATTTTTAATAAAAAATCACTTTGGAAGGTAGGTGTTATTAAGACGGATAATTCTGGCTATGTGATGTTAGATAGTGTGTCTAAGCTTAATGTTTATGCGCCAACGTGGAAGAATGAGAATCAGCTTATAGCTCAGGATCTTCAAAAGCTTTATACGTTTGATTTGACTGGAAAAGTCGTAGAAGCTGTAAACATTTCTGACCTGATTGGAAAGGATCTTTCTATTGCCAGCAATAATAGTTTCTTTTATAGTAAGGATGGAAAGAAACTGGTTTTTAATGCGGGTAATAAGGATATTTTACCGGGTTTAACCGGGCCGGGGGAAGCTGTTTATGTACTGGATCTTGCTTCAAAACAGGTGAAACGAATTTCTCCGGAAGGGGTGAGTGTGCCTTCTCTTTTTGTCACGGGAAATGATAAGGTTATTTATAGTGGTATGGAGAAGCCGTTTAAAGTTTCTAAAATATATGCTACTGATTTATCAGGAAGTGATATCAAAGTTGTAGTAGATAAGGGGAATAATCCAACTGCTAATTAG